In a genomic window of Lycium ferocissimum isolate CSIRO_LF1 chromosome 9, AGI_CSIRO_Lferr_CH_V1, whole genome shotgun sequence:
- the LOC132030964 gene encoding uncharacterized protein LOC132030964 isoform X3, whose amino-acid sequence MSPFDSFDAFLFNASRALCSPLAVFIQIQGCFICLILALGWALAAYVRGREIRRMKSSMKSGNSFAFLTLDINELEHSKQVNLPRVSVVMPLKGFGEHNLHNWRSQDAVDAKVIVAGLSTTCSQKIHNQLVGVDQMHKDTKYVLFLDDDVRLHPGSIGALTTEMEKNPDIFIQTGYPLDLPSGTLGSYCIYEYHMPCSMGFATGGKTFFLWGGCMMMHADDFRTDRHGVVSSLRDGGYSDDMTLAAISGAHKRLITSPPVAVFPHPLATDLTFPRYWNYLRKQTFVLESYATKVNWIMNRALFTIHCYLSWGFVVPYVMAGIHVAAALRYYFKEYSLEDTVLTCSGGLLLAGCHAICTVIELLSMWNLTRIEVHLCNTLSPEAPQLSLASYNWCLVFIAMLVDNFLYPVSAMRSHLSQSINWSGIRYHLKDGKICKIDRHKHLVPKITDLAGKDLLGKQGSTPKVAIISSLSRTLAQWRQPKKYDI is encoded by the exons ATGTCACCGTTTGATTCGTTTGATGCGTTTTTATTCAATGCTAGTAGAGCATTGTGTAGTCCTCTTGCGGTTTTCATTCAGATCCAG GGATGTTTTATCTGCTTAATACTGGCTCTTGGATGGGCTTTAGCTGCTTATGTAAG GGGCAGGGAGATTCGACGCATGAAGAGTAGTATGAAGAGTGGAAATAGCTTTGCATTCCTTACATTGGACATTAATGAGCTCGAGCATTCAAAACAGGTCAATTTGCCCCGAGTCTCAGTTGTAATGCCTTTAAAAGGGTTTGGAGAGCACAATCTACATAATTGGAGAAGTCAG GATGCTGTTGATGCTAAGGTTATTGTTGCTGGTCTGTCAACAACTTGCAGTCAGAAGATTCACAATCAATTG GTTGGGGTGGATCAAATGCATAAAGACACCAAGTATGTCTTATTCCTTGACGATGATGTTAGGTTGCACCCTGGGTCAATTGGAGCCCTCACTACTGAAATGGAGAAGAATCCAGAT ATCTTTATTCAAACAGGATATCCTCTTGATTTACCATCTGGAACTTTGGGAAGTTACTGCATTTATGAATATCACATG CCATGTTCTATGGGATTTGCTACTGGTGGAAAAACATTCTTCCTCTGGGGAGGATGCATGATG ATGCATGCTGACGATTTTAGAACCGACCGCCATGGTGTAGTGTCAAGTCTTCGAGATGGGGGCTACTCAGATGACATGACTCTAGCAGCTATATCTG GGGCACACAAGAGGCTCATTACGTCACCACCAGTTGCAGTCTTTCCACATCCTCTTGCAACTGATCTTACCTTCCCTAG ATATTGGAATTATTTGAGGAAGCAAACATTCGTACTGGAATCATATGCAACAAAGGTTAACTGGATCATGAATCGGGCTCTATTTACAATCCACTGCTATCTGTCTTGGGGTTTTGTAGTTCCATACGTCATGGCAGGGATCCATGTGGCAGCAGCACTGAGATATTATTTTAAAGAATACTCCCTTGAGGATACTGTGTTGACCTGTAGTGGTG GGTTGTTACTCGCTGGATGCCATGCCATATGCACAGTGATTGAACTCCTGTCCATGTGGAACTTGACAAGAATTGAAGTTCACTTGTGCAATACATTGTCTCCCGAGGCACCTCAACTATCACTTGCTTCTTATAACTGGTGTCTT GTATTCATTGCAATGCTGGTTGACAATTTCTTATACCCAGTATCTGCAATGCGTTCTCATCTTTCTCAGTCCATCAATTGGTCTGGCATCCGATATCATTTGAAGGATGGGAAGATATGCAAG ATTGACAGACACAAGCATTTGGTTCCCAAAATTACAGATTTGGCAGGAAAAGATTTGCTTGGAAAACAAGGATCAACACCTAAGGTTGCTATTATTAGTTCTTTGTCCAGAACTCTAGCTCAGTGGCGACAACCGAAGAAATACGATATTTAG
- the LOC132030964 gene encoding uncharacterized protein LOC132030964 isoform X1 produces the protein MSPFDSFDAFLFNASRALCSPLAVFIQIQGCFICLILALGWALAAYVRGREIRRMKSSMKSGNSFAFLTLDINELEHSKQVNLPRVSVVMPLKGFGEHNLHNWRSQITSLYGGPVEFLFVVESTGDPAYHAVKRLLADFKDAVDAKVIVAGLSTTCSQKIHNQLVGVDQMHKDTKYVLFLDDDVRLHPGSIGALTTEMEKNPDIFIQTGYPLDLPSGTLGSYCIYEYHMPCSMGFATGGKTFFLWGGCMMMHADDFRTDRHGVVSSLRDGGYSDDMTLAAISGAHKRLITSPPVAVFPHPLATDLTFPRYWNYLRKQTFVLESYATKVNWIMNRALFTIHCYLSWGFVVPYVMAGIHVAAALRYYFKEYSLEDTVLTCSGGLLLAGCHAICTVIELLSMWNLTRIEVHLCNTLSPEAPQLSLASYNWCLVFIAMLVDNFLYPVSAMRSHLSQSINWSGIRYHLKDGKICKIDRHKHLVPKITDLAGKDLLGKQGSTPKVAIISSLSRTLAQWRQPKKYDI, from the exons ATGTCACCGTTTGATTCGTTTGATGCGTTTTTATTCAATGCTAGTAGAGCATTGTGTAGTCCTCTTGCGGTTTTCATTCAGATCCAG GGATGTTTTATCTGCTTAATACTGGCTCTTGGATGGGCTTTAGCTGCTTATGTAAG GGGCAGGGAGATTCGACGCATGAAGAGTAGTATGAAGAGTGGAAATAGCTTTGCATTCCTTACATTGGACATTAATGAGCTCGAGCATTCAAAACAGGTCAATTTGCCCCGAGTCTCAGTTGTAATGCCTTTAAAAGGGTTTGGAGAGCACAATCTACATAATTGGAGAAGTCAG ATCACATCTCTTTATGGTGGTCCTGTGGAGTTCCTTTTTGTGGTTGAAAGTACCGGTGATCCTGCTTATCATGCCGTGAAGCGATTATTAGCGGATTTTAAG GATGCTGTTGATGCTAAGGTTATTGTTGCTGGTCTGTCAACAACTTGCAGTCAGAAGATTCACAATCAATTG GTTGGGGTGGATCAAATGCATAAAGACACCAAGTATGTCTTATTCCTTGACGATGATGTTAGGTTGCACCCTGGGTCAATTGGAGCCCTCACTACTGAAATGGAGAAGAATCCAGAT ATCTTTATTCAAACAGGATATCCTCTTGATTTACCATCTGGAACTTTGGGAAGTTACTGCATTTATGAATATCACATG CCATGTTCTATGGGATTTGCTACTGGTGGAAAAACATTCTTCCTCTGGGGAGGATGCATGATG ATGCATGCTGACGATTTTAGAACCGACCGCCATGGTGTAGTGTCAAGTCTTCGAGATGGGGGCTACTCAGATGACATGACTCTAGCAGCTATATCTG GGGCACACAAGAGGCTCATTACGTCACCACCAGTTGCAGTCTTTCCACATCCTCTTGCAACTGATCTTACCTTCCCTAG ATATTGGAATTATTTGAGGAAGCAAACATTCGTACTGGAATCATATGCAACAAAGGTTAACTGGATCATGAATCGGGCTCTATTTACAATCCACTGCTATCTGTCTTGGGGTTTTGTAGTTCCATACGTCATGGCAGGGATCCATGTGGCAGCAGCACTGAGATATTATTTTAAAGAATACTCCCTTGAGGATACTGTGTTGACCTGTAGTGGTG GGTTGTTACTCGCTGGATGCCATGCCATATGCACAGTGATTGAACTCCTGTCCATGTGGAACTTGACAAGAATTGAAGTTCACTTGTGCAATACATTGTCTCCCGAGGCACCTCAACTATCACTTGCTTCTTATAACTGGTGTCTT GTATTCATTGCAATGCTGGTTGACAATTTCTTATACCCAGTATCTGCAATGCGTTCTCATCTTTCTCAGTCCATCAATTGGTCTGGCATCCGATATCATTTGAAGGATGGGAAGATATGCAAG ATTGACAGACACAAGCATTTGGTTCCCAAAATTACAGATTTGGCAGGAAAAGATTTGCTTGGAAAACAAGGATCAACACCTAAGGTTGCTATTATTAGTTCTTTGTCCAGAACTCTAGCTCAGTGGCGACAACCGAAGAAATACGATATTTAG
- the LOC132030964 gene encoding uncharacterized protein LOC132030964 isoform X2 codes for MFYLLNTGSWMGFSCLCKLLVSFCRGREIRRMKSSMKSGNSFAFLTLDINELEHSKQVNLPRVSVVMPLKGFGEHNLHNWRSQITSLYGGPVEFLFVVESTGDPAYHAVKRLLADFKDAVDAKVIVAGLSTTCSQKIHNQLVGVDQMHKDTKYVLFLDDDVRLHPGSIGALTTEMEKNPDIFIQTGYPLDLPSGTLGSYCIYEYHMPCSMGFATGGKTFFLWGGCMMMHADDFRTDRHGVVSSLRDGGYSDDMTLAAISGAHKRLITSPPVAVFPHPLATDLTFPRYWNYLRKQTFVLESYATKVNWIMNRALFTIHCYLSWGFVVPYVMAGIHVAAALRYYFKEYSLEDTVLTCSGGLLLAGCHAICTVIELLSMWNLTRIEVHLCNTLSPEAPQLSLASYNWCLVFIAMLVDNFLYPVSAMRSHLSQSINWSGIRYHLKDGKICKIDRHKHLVPKITDLAGKDLLGKQGSTPKVAIISSLSRTLAQWRQPKKYDI; via the exons ATGTTTTATCTGCTTAATACTGGCTCTTGGATGGGCTTTAGCTGCTTATGTAAG CTTTTGGTTTCTTTTTGCAGGGGCAGGGAGATTCGACGCATGAAGAGTAGTATGAAGAGTGGAAATAGCTTTGCATTCCTTACATTGGACATTAATGAGCTCGAGCATTCAAAACAGGTCAATTTGCCCCGAGTCTCAGTTGTAATGCCTTTAAAAGGGTTTGGAGAGCACAATCTACATAATTGGAGAAGTCAG ATCACATCTCTTTATGGTGGTCCTGTGGAGTTCCTTTTTGTGGTTGAAAGTACCGGTGATCCTGCTTATCATGCCGTGAAGCGATTATTAGCGGATTTTAAG GATGCTGTTGATGCTAAGGTTATTGTTGCTGGTCTGTCAACAACTTGCAGTCAGAAGATTCACAATCAATTG GTTGGGGTGGATCAAATGCATAAAGACACCAAGTATGTCTTATTCCTTGACGATGATGTTAGGTTGCACCCTGGGTCAATTGGAGCCCTCACTACTGAAATGGAGAAGAATCCAGAT ATCTTTATTCAAACAGGATATCCTCTTGATTTACCATCTGGAACTTTGGGAAGTTACTGCATTTATGAATATCACATG CCATGTTCTATGGGATTTGCTACTGGTGGAAAAACATTCTTCCTCTGGGGAGGATGCATGATG ATGCATGCTGACGATTTTAGAACCGACCGCCATGGTGTAGTGTCAAGTCTTCGAGATGGGGGCTACTCAGATGACATGACTCTAGCAGCTATATCTG GGGCACACAAGAGGCTCATTACGTCACCACCAGTTGCAGTCTTTCCACATCCTCTTGCAACTGATCTTACCTTCCCTAG ATATTGGAATTATTTGAGGAAGCAAACATTCGTACTGGAATCATATGCAACAAAGGTTAACTGGATCATGAATCGGGCTCTATTTACAATCCACTGCTATCTGTCTTGGGGTTTTGTAGTTCCATACGTCATGGCAGGGATCCATGTGGCAGCAGCACTGAGATATTATTTTAAAGAATACTCCCTTGAGGATACTGTGTTGACCTGTAGTGGTG GGTTGTTACTCGCTGGATGCCATGCCATATGCACAGTGATTGAACTCCTGTCCATGTGGAACTTGACAAGAATTGAAGTTCACTTGTGCAATACATTGTCTCCCGAGGCACCTCAACTATCACTTGCTTCTTATAACTGGTGTCTT GTATTCATTGCAATGCTGGTTGACAATTTCTTATACCCAGTATCTGCAATGCGTTCTCATCTTTCTCAGTCCATCAATTGGTCTGGCATCCGATATCATTTGAAGGATGGGAAGATATGCAAG ATTGACAGACACAAGCATTTGGTTCCCAAAATTACAGATTTGGCAGGAAAAGATTTGCTTGGAAAACAAGGATCAACACCTAAGGTTGCTATTATTAGTTCTTTGTCCAGAACTCTAGCTCAGTGGCGACAACCGAAGAAATACGATATTTAG
- the LOC132030967 gene encoding cytochrome B5-like protein, whose translation MDVTLATILLGILLSLLIVIPRLYSKSDQPKKVTLNAQNKAVKSYSKAEVALHNKRTDCWIIIKDKVFDVTSYVEEHPGGDAILAHAGDDSTEGFYGPQHATRVFEMIDDFCIGDLEK comes from the exons ATGGATGTTACTTTGGCTACAATATTGTTGGGTATCTTGTTATCTCTGCTTATTGTCATACCAAGACTGTACAGTAAATCTG ATCAGCCCAAAAAGGTCACCTTGAATGCTCAAAATAAG GCAGTAAAATCATATAGCAAAGCCGAAGTTGCACTGCATAACAAGAGAACTGATTGCTGGATTATTATCAAAGATAAG GTGTTTGATGTTACCTCGTATGTCGAAGAACACCCAGGGGGTGATGCTATCCTAGCACATGCTGGAGATGATTCAACTGAAGGTTTCTATGG GCCACAACATGCTACACGCGTATTTGAGATGATTGATGACTTCTGCATCGGAGATCTTGAAAAATAA